A region of the Pseudomonas asiatica genome:
GAGTTCTACGTCTACGAAATCGACGAGACCATCAAGGCCAGACAGCGCCCGATCATCATCATCACCTCCAACAACGAAAAGGAGCTGCCGGACGCCTTCCTGCGCCGCTGCTTCTTCCACTACATCGCCTTCCCCGACCGCACCACCCTGCAGCAGATCGTCGACGTGCACTACCCGAACATCAGCCAGTCGCTGGTCAGCGAGGCGCTGGACGTGTTCTTCGACGTGCGCAAGGTACCAGGCCTGAAGAAAAAGCCGTCCACCTCCGAACTGGTCGATTGGCTCAAGTTGCTGATGGCAGACAACATCGGTGAAGCGGTGCTGCGCGAACGCGACCCGACCAAGGCCATTCCACCGCTGGCCGGGGCGCTGGTGAAGAACGAGCAGGACGTGCAACTGCTCGAGCGCCTGGCCTTCATGAGCCGGCGCGGCAACCGCTGACAGGAGCCGGGCCATGCTGCTCAACCTGTTCAATGAAATGCGCGCGGCCAAGGTGCCGGTGTCGGTACGCGAACTGCTCGACCTGCACCAGGCCCTGCAAAAGCGCGTGGTGTTCGCCGACATGGACGAGTTCTACTACCTCGCCCGCGCCATCCTGGTGAAAGACGAGCGCCACTTCGACAAGTTCGACCGCGCCTTCGCCGCCTACTTCAAAGGCCTGGAGAACCTCGACCGGCACATCGAGGCGTTGATCCCCGAAGACTGGCTGCGCAAGGAGTTCGAGCGTTCGCTGACCGATGAGGAGCGCGCGCAGATCCAGTCGCTGGGTGGCCTGGACAAGCTGATCGAGGAGTTCAAGAAGCGCCTCGAGGAGCAGAAGGAGCGTCACGCCGGCGGCAACAAGTGGATCGGCACCGGCGGCACCAGCCCGTTCGGCTCGGGCGGCTTCAACCCCGAGGGCATCCGCGTGGGCGAGGCCGGCAAGCGCCAGGGCAAGGCGGTGAAGGTGTGGGACCAGCGCGAATACAAGAACCTGGACGACCAGGTGGAGCTGGGCACCCGCAACATCAAGCTGGCCTTGCGCCGGCTGCGCAAGTTCGCCCGTGAAGGCGCCGCAGAAGAGCTGGACATCGACGGCACCATCGACCACACCGCGCGGGATGCCGGGCTACTGAACATCCAGATGCGCCCCGAGCGGCGCAACACGGTGAAGCTGCTGTTGCTGTTCGACATCGGTGGCTCGATGGACGCCCACGTCAAGGTCTGCGAAGAACTGTTCTCGGCGTGCAAGACCGAGTTCAAGCACCTGGAGTACTACTACTTCCACAACTTCGTGTACGAGTCGGTGTGGAAGAACAACCTGCGCCGCACCTCGGAGCGCTATTCCACCTTCGACCTGCTGCACAAGTACGGCGATGACTACAAGGTTGTGTTCGTCGGCGATGCGGCCATGGCGCCCTACGAGATTACCCAGCCGGGTGGCAGCGTGGAGCACTGGAACGAAGAGGCCGGGTATGTGTGGATGCAGCGCTTCATGGAGAAATTCAGGAAGATCATCTGGATCAACCCGTACCCGAAGCAGGCCTGGGACTACACCGCATCGACCCACCTGGTGCGGGACTTGATCGAAGACAAGATGTACCCGCTGACCTTGCAGGGGTTGGAGGAAGGGATGCGTTACCTGTCAAAGTGATTTTGCCGGTACCGGCCTCTTCGCGGGCTCGCCCGCTCCCACAGGTATTGCGCAAGCCTTGAGGCCTGTGGGGTACTTGTGGGAGCGGGTTCACCCGCGAAGAGGCCGGCAGCCTTAACGCCAACGGTCCAGATATACCTGCTGCTCCCGCCACGCCTCATCCTGCACCACCGCCCGGAACCGCACCACCGCCCCCGGCATGCACTGCGCCAGTTGCACCAGCGCCAACGGCGTCAATGCCCCCAGCCGCGGATAGCCGCCAATGGTCTGCCGGTCATTGAGCAACACGATCGGCTGCCCATCCGGCGGCACCTGCACCGCCCCCAACGGAATCCCCTCGGAAATCATCGGCGCGCCCTGGTAGACCAGCTGCGGCCCCAGCAGGCGGATGCCCATGCGGTCGGCACGGCTGTCCAGCGTCCACTCGCGGTTGAACGCCTCGAACAGGCTGGTACCGCTGAAGTCACCGATCTGTGCGCCGATCACCAGGTCAAGCACTGGCTTTTGTGCGTACTGTGGCCGCAGCGCTGCCGGTACCTCACGCAAGGTCGCTGAAGCGCTGGAAAATGCCAGCAGCTGGCCTTTGCCGAGCGCAGAGCCCTGGCCATCGATACCGCCCAGTTCTTCCCGCACGACCGTGGCACGGCTGCCCAGCACATCCTCGCCCAGGAAGCCGCCAGGTGCTGCCAGGTACGCCCGCACGCCCTGCTTCGGCTGCTTCAGGGTCAACCGCTGGCCCTTGACCAACGCAAAGCTGCGCCAGGGCGCCAGCGGCTGATCATCGACCCGCGCATCCAGGTCGGCACCGGCCAGGGCCAGCACACAATCCTGCTCTGCGACCACACAGAAACCACCTAGCGCCACCTCGACCACCGGCGCCGCCAACGGGTTGCCCAGCAGCCAGTTGGCCCAGTGCATCGCCACCCAGTCCAGCGCCCCGCCCTGGGTCACGCCCAGGTGGCGTACGCCAAAGCGCCCGGCATCCTGCAACTGGCACAGCGGCGTACTGGCCTCGATCTTCAACTGCTTCATGCTTGTGCCTCCACATCACCGCCCAACGCCACGAACTCGCTGCGCGTAACCGGCACGAAGCGCACCCGGTCACCGGGTTGCAACAGGCTGTAGCCCTCGCGTTCACGGTCGAACAGGCGCACCGGGGTACGCCCGATCAGGTTCCAGCCACCCGGCGATACCGCCGGATAGGCCGCCGTCTGGCGCTCGGCAATGCCGACGCTGCCGGCCGCCACGCGCTTGCGCGGGGTGCTAAGGCGCGGGCTGGCCAGGCGTTCGTCCACCAGGCCCATGAAGCCGAAACCGGGGGCGAAACCCAGGGCGAACACCGGGTACTCGCGCTCGCTGTGCAAGCGGATCACCTCTGCTTCACTCAAGCCACTGCTGGCCGCCAACACCGGCAGTTCCGGGCCGACGCTGGCGTCGTACCACACCGGGATCTCATGGCGGCGGCCACCGCTGCCCGTGTCTGGCTGCAAGCCCTCCAGCGCACGGATGATCAGTGCCCTCGCCTCACCCGGTGGCAGGTCGAACTGCACCATCAGCGTGGTGTAGGACGGCACCAGGTCCAGCAAGTGCTCGCCGAACGCCGCACGCAAGCGCTGGCTGGCAGCAAGCATCCACGGCATGTTGCCCTCGTCGATGGAATCGAACAGGCGCACCATCAGGCTGTCGATGGCCACAACTTCAATACGCGGCTTCATCGCGACTCCAGGGCATCGAGGGCCTGGCGAATCTGCCGCACTGCCGCAACCGAACTGTCGTTGTCGCCGTGTACGCACAGGGTGCTGGCCGCCAGCCTCAACGCACTGCCATCGTCCGCCACCAGCGTGTCGCCACGGGCCAGGCGCACGGCCTGCTCCACCACCAGCGCCGGGTCGTGGTGCACCGCGCCGGGCAGGCGCCGCGACACCAGGTGCCCACTGGCGGTGTAGGCGCGGTCGGCGAATGCTTCGAACCACAGCGGCACGCCAATTTCATCGCCCAGGGCCTGGGCGGCGCGGTTGTCGGCGGTGGCCATCAGCATCAGCGGCAGGCCGCCGCCATAGGCCGCCACAGCCTCCAGTACGGTACGCAGCTTGAGCGGGTCGGCCATCATGTCGTTGTACAGCGCACCATGGGGTTTCACGTAGGCCACACGGCCGCCCAACACTTTGCAGATGCCGTCCAGCGCACCGATCTGGTAATGCAGCAGGTCGCGGATTTCCTCCGGGCTGCAGGCCATGGAACGGCGGCCGAAGCCGACCAGGTCCGGGTAGGCCGGGTGCGCGCCGATGGTCACGCCGTGCTCCAGCGCCAGGGCCACGGTGCGGCGCATGATGCTGGGGTCGCCGGCGTGGTAGCCGCAGGCGATGTTGGCGCAATCGATGTAAGGCATGACTTCGGCATCCAGGCCCATGCGCCAGCTGCCGAAACTCTCGCCCATGTCGCAATTGAGTAGCAGGCGTTCCACCGCACGGCCTCCGTTGTCGTTGTTCATATGCCTACCTTAACGCGCCTGCAGCTGTTTGCCGCGGGTTTCCGGCAGGCTCAGCGCCGCCACGATCACCACCCCGTAGGACACGGCGGAGAACACGCCGATACCCAGGCCCAGCGGTACCTTCTGGCCGAGCACGCCGATCAGCAGCGGGAACAGTGCCGCGATGACCTTGCCGATGTTGTAGCAGAAGCCCTGCCCCGAACCGCGGATACGCGTGGGGAACAGTTCGGTGAGGAACGCGCCCATGCCGCTGAAGATGCCCGAGGCGAAGAAGCCCAGCGGGAAGCCCAGCCACAGCATCACGCCGTCGCTGACCTGCATTTGCGTGTACAGCAGCACGATGACGAACGAGCCCACGGCGAACAGGATGAAGTTCTTCTTGCGCCCCAGCAGGTCGGACAGGTACGCACTGACCACATAGCCGACGTAGGAGCCGACGATCACCATGGCCAGGTAGCCACCGGTACCCAGCACGCTCAGGCCGCGCTCGTTCTTGAGGAAGGTCGGCAGCCACGAGGTAATGGCGTAGTAGCCGCCCAGCGCGCCGGTGGTCAGCAGGGACGCACGCACGGTGGTCCAGAGCATGCCCGGGGCAAAGATCTCGTAGAACTGCGCAGGTGCCTCGGCGTTTTCCACCGCCTTGGCCTCGCGGTATACCTCGGGGTCCTTGACCAGGCGGCGGACGAAGATCACGAAGATCGCCGGTACCAGGCCCAGCAGGAACAGCGCGCGCCAGGCCTGCTCGGCCGGCAGCCAGGAGAACAGCAGTGCGTAGAGGATGGCGGTGAGGCCCCAGCCAAGGGCCCAGCCGGACTGCACCATGCCCACCGCCTTGCCACGGTCCTGGGCGCGGATCACCTCGCCGATCAGCACCGCGCCGGCGGTCCACTCACCGCCAAAGCCGAAGCCCATCAGGGTACGGGCGATCAGCAGCTGTTCGTAGTTCTGGGCGAAGCCGCAGAGGAAGGTGAAGAAGGCAAACCACAGCACCGTCAGTTGCAGGGTGCGCACGCGGCCAATGCGGTCGGAGAGAATGCCGGCCACCCAGCCACCCACGGCCGAGGCGATCAAGGTGCTGGTGTGGATCAACCCGGCTTCGGTGGTGGTGATGCCCCACAGCATGATCAGCGTCGGAATGACGAAGCTGAGCATCTGTGTGTCCATGCCATCCAGGCCGTAGCCGATCTTGCAGCTCCAGAACGTCCGGCGCTGCTGTGAGTCGATGTCGCGATACCAGGCGAAGGGCCCGGACGAAGATGGGGAGCTGACCTGCTGCTGCACGCCGGTGGGGTTCATGCTTGCCTCGGCTTGTTGGTATTGTTTTATGGGCGACAATGAGTCGCGGCCTGGCTGCCATTGTTCAGACGCCGCGCCATTTGCGTCCAACGAGAAAAACCGCCGGTCTGGAACAAGAAAAACTGATCATGAACCTTCGCTTCCTCGAAACCTTCGTCTGGGTCGCCCGGCTCAAGAGCTTCCGCCTGACCGCGGAAAAGCTGTTCACTACCCAGGCCTCGGTTTCCAGCCGCATCGCCGCGTTGGAGGCCGACCTGGGCGTCAAACTGCTGTTGCGCGACTCACGTGGCGTCAGCCTGACCCCGGAAGGCGGCAAGGTGCTGGAATATGCCGAGCGCATGCTGGAAACCGCCAAGGCCATGAAGCAGTCGCTGGACAGCGACCGGGCCAAGGTCGGGCGCATCCGTATCGGGGTGATGGACACGGTGATCCACACCTGGATGAGCGCGCTGGTGGCGGAGCTGACCGAGCGTTACCCGCAAGTGGAGATCGAACTGGTGGCCGACACTGCGCTGAACCTTCGCGAGCAATTGCAGAAGGGCTTTCTCGACGTGATCCTGCAGACCGACCTGCTGCGCGAGCAGTCGATCCGTAGCCTGGACCTGGCGCGCTACCCGATGGGTTGGGTGGTGGCCGCCGGCTCGCACCAGCACCGCGACTACGCTTCGCTGGCCGAGCTTGGGCGTGAGCGCATCATCACCTTCTCGAAGAACTCGCGGCCGCACCAGGAAGTGCTGAGCCTGCTGCTGAGTGCCGGGGCCGAAACGCCGCGGCTGAACTGCGTGAACTCGGTGGCGGCGATTACCCGGCTGTTGCGCGACGGGTTTGGCATTGGTGCGTTGCCGCCGGCGCTGGTGGATGCCGAGTTGAGCCGGGGTGAACTGGTATTGCTGCAGGGGCTGCAACCGCCGCCGAGCCTGGAGCTGGTGGTGGCCTGGCAGACTGGGGTGGCGTTGGTGGATGAAGTGGTCGGGGTTTGCCGGCAGGTGCTGGAGCGGTATGCGCGGGATGTGGGTGGGCAGCGCATAGTGTTGGTCTGACAGATTTGCAGTGCCTGTGCTGGCCTCTTCGCGGGTAAACCCGCTCCCACAGAGTCACCACAGGTCTTGAGGGCTGCGCAGTACCTGTGGGAGCGGGTTCACCCGCGAAGAGGCCAGCACAGGCACTGCAAAAATCAGCGCCAGCTCTCTTTCACCGCCCCACGCCGCCCGCCCAGGATCACCCAGCCAATCGCCAGCAACAGGCTCTCGACCACGAAGGCCAGCACAAACCCTGCACCAAGCCCCCAGCCAACCGCCTCGGGCACCAGCAGGATCTGGTAGCTGTAGCCATTGAGGGTTTCTTCGCGCAACTGCGGGTCGGCCTGTACCAGCACGTGCCAGGTACGCTGCGCCCATGGCGCTTGCAGCGCCTGCCATTCGTTTTCCAGCAGTTCGTTGCGGATCATCAGGCTTTCGATGCTGTTGGCATCACTGTTGAACACCGGGTCGTCGCTGCTGCGGTAATGCCGCAGCAGCGCCTGCAGGTCACCATTAAAGAAACGTTCGGCGGTCTGCCGGAAGCCGTCGAGCGCCTCGCGTGATTCGAACAGGTGCGCCTCGACCCGCTGGCTGTAGTCCTTCACCAGCCCCGGGACCTGGATACCGGCCAGCAGGCCGAAGGTAAACAACAGCAACCGCAGGTAACTTCTGAACATGCCGCGTCCTTAGCTCTGGCCGTGCGCTACGCACTCGCCGTGCCGCCACAGGGCCCACTGACCCGGCTCGTAGCGCTGCCAGGTCTCGTTCTCGGTCAAGGCCTCGGTGGCGATCACCGTGACCACGTCATTAGGGGTGGTTTCGGTGTGAAAATCGACGATCAGGTCGACATCCTTCAACCGCGCCGCACCAAAAGGTGCCCGGCGGGTAATGTGCACCAGCTTGGTCGAACAGAAGCAGAACAGCCAATCGCCGTCGCTGAGCATGCAATTGAACACGCCCTGGCCGCGGTAGCCGGCACAGGCTTCGACCAGCACCGGCAGCAGCTGTTCCACCGGCACGGGCTCGGGGAAGGCGCTGCGAATGCGGTTGAGCAGGTCGCAGAAGGCCGCCTCGCTGTCGGTGTCGCCCACCGGCCGGTAGAAACTGGCCTGGCCCTTGAAGTCGCCCAGCTGGCCATTGTGCGCGAAGCACCAGTTGCGGCCCCACATCTCCCGCACGAACGGGTGGGTGTTGGACAGGCACACCTTGCCGACGTTGGCCTGGCGTATGTGGCCGATGACCACTTCGCTCTTGATCGGGTAACGCTGCACCAGGTTGGCCACTTCCGATTCGCTGCTCGCGGCCGGGTCCTGGAACAGGCGCAGGCCACGGCCTTCGTAGAAGCCGATGCCCCAGCCGTCACGGTGCGGGCCGGTACGGCCGCCGCGCTGCATCAGGCCGGTGAAGCTGAAGACGATGTCGGTGGGGACGTTGGCACTCATGCCCAGCAGTTCGCACATAGGCGTGTCTCCGCTTACAGACGTGGCTCGACCCGGCCGCCGCCTCGGGAGACGGCTGGGGCGGCAGGGGGTGGCGCATCACGGTAACGGTCGCGGCGCTCTGCGGCCAGCGGGCCCTGGGCGCCAATCTGGTCATCTTCGGCAGCCTGGCGCTGGGCAGCGGCCTCGGCCTGCGCGCGGCGCTCGCGGGCGCGCTTTTCCAGCGGCAAGCGCAGCAGTACGAAAAGGAAATACAGGGAAAACGCGCCCATGCCGTACATCGCGAAGTCGGATACCGCGCGCCAGGCGTTGT
Encoded here:
- a CDS encoding 5-oxoprolinase subunit PxpA, which gives rise to MNNDNGGRAVERLLLNCDMGESFGSWRMGLDAEVMPYIDCANIACGYHAGDPSIMRRTVALALEHGVTIGAHPAYPDLVGFGRRSMACSPEEIRDLLHYQIGALDGICKVLGGRVAYVKPHGALYNDMMADPLKLRTVLEAVAAYGGGLPLMLMATADNRAAQALGDEIGVPLWFEAFADRAYTASGHLVSRRLPGAVHHDPALVVEQAVRLARGDTLVADDGSALRLAASTLCVHGDNDSSVAAVRQIRQALDALESR
- a CDS encoding MFS transporter, which codes for MNPTGVQQQVSSPSSSGPFAWYRDIDSQQRRTFWSCKIGYGLDGMDTQMLSFVIPTLIMLWGITTTEAGLIHTSTLIASAVGGWVAGILSDRIGRVRTLQLTVLWFAFFTFLCGFAQNYEQLLIARTLMGFGFGGEWTAGAVLIGEVIRAQDRGKAVGMVQSGWALGWGLTAILYALLFSWLPAEQAWRALFLLGLVPAIFVIFVRRLVKDPEVYREAKAVENAEAPAQFYEIFAPGMLWTTVRASLLTTGALGGYYAITSWLPTFLKNERGLSVLGTGGYLAMVIVGSYVGYVVSAYLSDLLGRKKNFILFAVGSFVIVLLYTQMQVSDGVMLWLGFPLGFFASGIFSGMGAFLTELFPTRIRGSGQGFCYNIGKVIAALFPLLIGVLGQKVPLGLGIGVFSAVSYGVVIVAALSLPETRGKQLQAR
- a CDS encoding AAA family ATPase — protein: MKFEGTRDYVATDDLKLAVNAAITLERPLLVKGEPGTGKTMLAEQLAASFGARLITWHIKSTTKAHQGLYEYDAVSRLRDSQLGVDKVHDVRNYLKKGKLWEAFEAEERVILLIDEIDKADIEFPNDLLQELDKMEFYVYEIDETIKARQRPIIIITSNNEKELPDAFLRRCFFHYIAFPDRTTLQQIVDVHYPNISQSLVSEALDVFFDVRKVPGLKKKPSTSELVDWLKLLMADNIGEAVLRERDPTKAIPPLAGALVKNEQDVQLLERLAFMSRRGNR
- a CDS encoding vWA domain-containing protein, with the protein product MLLNLFNEMRAAKVPVSVRELLDLHQALQKRVVFADMDEFYYLARAILVKDERHFDKFDRAFAAYFKGLENLDRHIEALIPEDWLRKEFERSLTDEERAQIQSLGGLDKLIEEFKKRLEEQKERHAGGNKWIGTGGTSPFGSGGFNPEGIRVGEAGKRQGKAVKVWDQREYKNLDDQVELGTRNIKLALRRLRKFAREGAAEELDIDGTIDHTARDAGLLNIQMRPERRNTVKLLLLFDIGGSMDAHVKVCEELFSACKTEFKHLEYYYFHNFVYESVWKNNLRRTSERYSTFDLLHKYGDDYKVVFVGDAAMAPYEITQPGGSVEHWNEEAGYVWMQRFMEKFRKIIWINPYPKQAWDYTASTHLVRDLIEDKMYPLTLQGLEEGMRYLSK
- the pxpB gene encoding 5-oxoprolinase subunit PxpB, translating into MKPRIEVVAIDSLMVRLFDSIDEGNMPWMLAASQRLRAAFGEHLLDLVPSYTTLMVQFDLPPGEARALIIRALEGLQPDTGSGGRRHEIPVWYDASVGPELPVLAASSGLSEAEVIRLHSEREYPVFALGFAPGFGFMGLVDERLASPRLSTPRKRVAAGSVGIAERQTAAYPAVSPGGWNLIGRTPVRLFDREREGYSLLQPGDRVRFVPVTRSEFVALGGDVEAQA
- a CDS encoding DUF2937 family protein, whose product is MFRSYLRLLLFTFGLLAGIQVPGLVKDYSQRVEAHLFESREALDGFRQTAERFFNGDLQALLRHYRSSDDPVFNSDANSIESLMIRNELLENEWQALQAPWAQRTWHVLVQADPQLREETLNGYSYQILLVPEAVGWGLGAGFVLAFVVESLLLAIGWVILGGRRGAVKESWR
- a CDS encoding LysR family transcriptional regulator, whose product is MNLRFLETFVWVARLKSFRLTAEKLFTTQASVSSRIAALEADLGVKLLLRDSRGVSLTPEGGKVLEYAERMLETAKAMKQSLDSDRAKVGRIRIGVMDTVIHTWMSALVAELTERYPQVEIELVADTALNLREQLQKGFLDVILQTDLLREQSIRSLDLARYPMGWVVAAGSHQHRDYASLAELGRERIITFSKNSRPHQEVLSLLLSAGAETPRLNCVNSVAAITRLLRDGFGIGALPPALVDAELSRGELVLLQGLQPPPSLELVVAWQTGVALVDEVVGVCRQVLERYARDVGGQRIVLV
- a CDS encoding MFS transporter, with amino-acid sequence MTENDYTLAWGLYAVAALGCLMVGFKLTGWMWRWLREPLRVVLAVLLLTPTIVDPVKDSFAPAIAITALDVAFKVGNNAWRAVSDFAMYGMGAFSLYFLFVLLRLPLEKRARERRAQAEAAAQRQAAEDDQIGAQGPLAAERRDRYRDAPPPAAPAVSRGGGRVEPRL
- a CDS encoding biotin-dependent carboxyltransferase family protein, with the translated sequence MKQLKIEASTPLCQLQDAGRFGVRHLGVTQGGALDWVAMHWANWLLGNPLAAPVVEVALGGFCVVAEQDCVLALAGADLDARVDDQPLAPWRSFALVKGQRLTLKQPKQGVRAYLAAPGGFLGEDVLGSRATVVREELGGIDGQGSALGKGQLLAFSSASATLREVPAALRPQYAQKPVLDLVIGAQIGDFSGTSLFEAFNREWTLDSRADRMGIRLLGPQLVYQGAPMISEGIPLGAVQVPPDGQPIVLLNDRQTIGGYPRLGALTPLALVQLAQCMPGAVVRFRAVVQDEAWREQQVYLDRWR
- a CDS encoding class II glutamine amidotransferase, yielding MCELLGMSANVPTDIVFSFTGLMQRGGRTGPHRDGWGIGFYEGRGLRLFQDPAASSESEVANLVQRYPIKSEVVIGHIRQANVGKVCLSNTHPFVREMWGRNWCFAHNGQLGDFKGQASFYRPVGDTDSEAAFCDLLNRIRSAFPEPVPVEQLLPVLVEACAGYRGQGVFNCMLSDGDWLFCFCSTKLVHITRRAPFGAARLKDVDLIVDFHTETTPNDVVTVIATEALTENETWQRYEPGQWALWRHGECVAHGQS